A region of Maridesulfovibrio bastinii DSM 16055 DNA encodes the following proteins:
- a CDS encoding PilZ domain-containing protein, which translates to MKNNIERRKKERIELKTVVEVLRMCDIAVMTGKEDVDVTIRDISTTGMGIEVSEETSINRIDLGDNLFIRGCIFNDNIGFLSSQKASVVWKCNNKFGLRFTPELDINLDGIREMLIGGSYRLLH; encoded by the coding sequence ATGAAAAATAATATTGAAAGAAGAAAAAAAGAAAGAATTGAGCTGAAGACAGTCGTTGAAGTTCTGAGAATGTGCGATATCGCTGTCATGACCGGCAAAGAAGATGTAGATGTAACCATCAGGGATATTTCCACGACTGGAATGGGCATAGAAGTCTCCGAAGAAACGAGCATTAATCGGATTGACCTTGGTGATAATTTATTTATCCGTGGATGCATCTTCAACGATAATATAGGATTCTTAAGCAGCCAGAAGGCATCTGTTGTCTGGAAGTGCAACAATAAATTCGGACTTCGCTTTACCCCTGAACTGGATATAAATTTAGACGGCATACGCGAAATGCTCATAGGTGGTTCATACCGCCTGCTTCATTAA
- a CDS encoding methyl-accepting chemotaxis protein, translating to MKLNLRTKFIGIIIPFVILAIAVLTWISYSTGAENLENVLKGSMRSTLDKTDSELSFWYENISREGLILTENELIISAVKNKSFKEASNLLMTYMKKSPSYNRMTIISPDGIVEADGSGGDSVGLDLTKSSAYIENIRKSRNGQIVLSNVAKSPITGEPIALLTFPIKEHGTLYGILGISFKVMDFNEKFLKGIKIGQHGYLFMLDKSGLTIAHPNTADLLKLNMFDLEFAKPLKTNSSGISDYAYNGIKKTMIWVRNPKTGWTIASTVNQSDIYAASTAMAWKSLWLGLGAIAVLVIAIMLTTTKVIIAPLNRILKVMKEISKGNLTAKARVVGNDELAELSESTNEMVAKVESVVSTVQEISESVKSGSDELSSTAQMMSQGATEQASSMEEIAASMEQVVASISRNTDNAGATERIALKTANEALESGKAVKETVSAMRDIADRISIIEEIARQTNLLALNAAIEAARAGEHGKGFAVVAAEVRKLAERSGNAASEISELSSSSVSIAENAGEMLDRIVPDIRQTSELVQEISAASAEQNSGAQQVNSALQQFDQTVQHSASTSEEVSASSQELASHSQVLSDTISFFHIENSRSSASRSRRKTPRLPQGTGSDTLDFNEDGLQKF from the coding sequence ATGAAACTAAACCTCAGGACTAAATTCATAGGTATAATAATACCATTTGTGATCCTTGCCATAGCTGTTCTAACCTGGATTTCTTACTCAACCGGAGCTGAAAACCTTGAAAATGTTCTTAAAGGCTCGATGCGTTCAACTCTTGATAAAACAGATTCCGAGCTTAGTTTCTGGTATGAGAATATCAGCAGGGAAGGATTAATTTTAACAGAAAATGAACTCATAATATCAGCTGTTAAAAATAAATCTTTCAAAGAAGCCAGCAACCTTCTCATGACATACATGAAGAAATCACCTTCTTATAATAGAATGACAATTATCTCTCCGGATGGAATTGTTGAAGCTGACGGTTCAGGAGGTGATTCAGTAGGTCTTGATCTCACTAAATCGTCTGCTTACATAGAAAATATTCGGAAAAGCAGAAACGGTCAGATCGTGCTTTCCAATGTTGCCAAATCGCCCATAACAGGTGAACCGATTGCTCTGCTGACCTTCCCCATCAAAGAACATGGCACTCTTTACGGAATTCTCGGAATTTCTTTCAAGGTAATGGATTTCAACGAAAAATTTCTTAAAGGGATTAAAATAGGCCAGCATGGGTATCTGTTCATGCTTGATAAATCAGGCCTGACTATAGCTCATCCGAATACAGCTGATCTTTTGAAACTCAACATGTTCGATCTGGAATTCGCAAAACCCTTAAAGACGAATTCATCCGGCATCTCGGATTACGCATACAATGGCATAAAAAAAACAATGATCTGGGTTAGAAACCCCAAAACAGGATGGACAATAGCTTCCACAGTAAACCAATCTGATATTTATGCCGCAAGCACAGCGATGGCCTGGAAAAGCCTATGGCTTGGACTTGGCGCAATAGCAGTGCTTGTCATTGCCATAATGCTGACAACAACGAAAGTTATCATCGCCCCTCTGAATAGAATTCTTAAGGTCATGAAAGAAATCAGCAAAGGCAATCTCACTGCAAAAGCAAGAGTTGTCGGTAACGATGAGCTGGCTGAACTATCAGAGTCCACTAATGAGATGGTAGCTAAAGTTGAATCTGTGGTTTCAACAGTACAGGAGATATCAGAGTCAGTTAAATCAGGTAGTGATGAACTGAGTTCCACTGCTCAGATGATGTCTCAGGGAGCGACTGAACAGGCTTCTTCAATGGAAGAGATTGCAGCTTCAATGGAGCAGGTCGTGGCCAGTATTTCCCGCAACACTGACAATGCCGGTGCTACCGAAAGAATAGCCCTTAAAACAGCAAATGAAGCTTTGGAAAGTGGTAAAGCCGTTAAAGAAACAGTTTCTGCAATGCGGGATATCGCCGACCGAATTTCAATAATTGAAGAAATAGCCAGACAAACCAACCTGCTGGCTCTTAATGCCGCAATTGAAGCAGCAAGAGCAGGAGAACATGGAAAAGGGTTCGCTGTTGTAGCTGCTGAGGTTCGTAAGCTGGCGGAAAGAAGCGGTAACGCGGCATCAGAGATAAGCGAACTTTCAAGCTCCAGTGTTTCTATTGCTGAAAATGCCGGAGAAATGCTCGACCGAATCGTACCTGATATCAGGCAGACATCTGAACTTGTGCAGGAGATTTCAGCCGCCAGTGCTGAGCAGAATTCCGGAGCACAGCAGGTGAATTCAGCTCTGCAACAATTTGATCAGACGGTTCAGCACAGTGCCTCAACATCAGAAGAAGTCAGTGCATCCTCTCAGGAATTGGCCAGTCATTCACAGGTTCTTTCAGATACCATAAGCTTTTTCCATATTGAAAACAGCCGAAGTTCAGCTTCAAGGTCACGCCGTAAGACCCCTAGACTGCCTCAGGGAACAGGTTCCGACACCCTTGACTTCAATGAAGACGGATTACAGAAATTCTAA